A window from bacterium encodes these proteins:
- a CDS encoding Nramp family divalent metal transporter, which produces MAHLNGLASRLRHSRFLQYLGPAFIVTVGFIDPGNFATNAQGGAEFGYSLLWVITLSTLMLILLQHMAAHIGIQTGLCMPEAVATHFRPAARVVYGCTAMCACVATALAEILGGAIGLQVLFHLPLVVGSLITALFVVAMIWGQAYHKLEHVIIGFVSIIGFCYLAELVIVKPDLGLAGYCAVVPSLNSRSILVAMAMLGAVVMPHNIYLHSEVIQSRDWSAKDDTERAHLLRYEFLDTLLAMGAGWLINSAMVVVAAAVFFPNVVPQSLGEVGKTLEPLAGPVAALLFAVALLCSGLSSSITAGLAGGTIFSGVLLKPTELTSKWFRLGVALTLIPAVLIASLGLDPLKALIISQATLSVQLPFTILPLFLLTRSEQVMGRFRNTWRENTLLIVTGVVVVGLNVLLVLRMFGVQF; this is translated from the coding sequence GTCACTCCCGCTTCCTGCAGTACCTCGGGCCGGCCTTCATCGTGACCGTGGGGTTCATTGACCCGGGGAACTTCGCCACCAACGCCCAGGGCGGGGCGGAGTTCGGCTACTCACTCCTGTGGGTCATTACCCTATCCACGCTGATGCTGATCCTGCTGCAGCACATGGCGGCCCACATCGGCATCCAGACCGGCCTGTGCATGCCCGAGGCGGTGGCCACGCACTTCCGGCCGGCGGCGCGCGTGGTGTACGGCTGCACGGCCATGTGCGCCTGCGTGGCGACGGCGCTGGCCGAGATCCTTGGCGGGGCCATCGGCCTGCAGGTCCTGTTCCACCTGCCCCTCGTCGTGGGCAGCCTCATCACCGCGCTGTTCGTGGTCGCGATGATCTGGGGCCAGGCCTACCACAAGCTCGAGCACGTCATCATCGGCTTTGTGTCGATCATCGGCTTTTGCTACCTGGCCGAGCTGGTGATCGTGAAACCGGACCTCGGCCTGGCCGGCTACTGCGCGGTGGTGCCGTCGCTGAACTCCCGGAGCATCCTCGTGGCCATGGCGATGCTGGGGGCCGTGGTCATGCCCCACAACATCTACCTGCACTCCGAGGTCATCCAGAGCCGGGACTGGAGCGCGAAGGACGACACCGAGCGGGCCCACCTGCTGCGCTACGAGTTCCTCGACACGCTGCTGGCGATGGGCGCCGGCTGGCTCATCAACAGCGCGATGGTCGTCGTCGCGGCGGCGGTCTTCTTCCCCAACGTGGTGCCGCAGAGTCTGGGGGAGGTGGGGAAGACGCTGGAGCCGCTGGCCGGCCCGGTGGCGGCGCTGCTGTTCGCCGTGGCGCTGCTGTGCAGCGGCCTGTCGTCCTCGATCACGGCGGGCCTGGCCGGCGGGACGATCTTCAGCGGCGTCCTGCTCAAGCCCACCGAGCTAACGAGCAAGTGGTTCCGCCTGGGCGTGGCGCTGACGCTGATCCCGGCGGTGCTCATCGCCAGCCTCGGCCTCGACCCCCTCAAGGCCCTCATCATCAGCCAGGCCACCCTCAGCGTGCAGCTCCCCTTCACGATCCTCCCGCTCTTCCTCCTCACACGGAGCGAGCAGGTCATGGGCCGCTTCCGCAACACCTGGCGCGAGAACACGCTGCTCATCGTGACCGGGGTAGTGGTGGTCGGCCTGAACGTGCTGCTGGTGCTGCGGATGTTCGGGGTGCAGTTCTGA